CACGGACGCTGTACGCGCGCCTCGGCTTTGTCGAGGTGGGGCGGCGCAAAGGCTATTACCCGGCGCCCGAAGGGCGCGAGGACGCGATCGTGATGCGGCTGGCGCTGGCCCCCGCCTCGCCTGGAGAAGCCCATGCGGTGGACTGAACGACAGCGCGCCATGCTGCGCGAGATGGGCGTGCCGCCGTTCTGGCCCGAAGAGGCGGAGGCGCCCGCCGAGGGCATGACCGAGTCGGCGGCGGTTCCGGCCGCGCCGGCGGTGCAGGCAGCTGCCGCAGGCGCCCCCGTGGCGCCCCCCGCCGTGCCGCAGCGCCCCGTTGCCGTGGCCCCGGCAGCGCCCGCTCGCGCGCCCCTGGGGCGCCCCCCCGCCATGGCCGACAAGCCGGCCGCGGTCGAGGCCCCGCTGGGCGCCCGCCCCGCCGGCATCGACACCATGGACTGGGCCGCCCTGCGCGCCACCGTGGCCGGCTGCCAGGCCTGCAGCCTGGGCGCCAGCCGCAAGCAGGCCGTGTTCGGCGTGGGCCACGAGCAGGCCGACTGGATGATCGTCGGCGAAGCCCCGGGCGAGCAGGAGGACCGCGAAGGCGAGCCCTTCGTCGGCCGCGCCGGTCAGCTGCTCGACCGCATGCTGCACGCCATCGACCTGACGCGCGGCGAAGACGCGCCTGTGCGCCAGGTTTTCATTGCCAATGTGCTGAAGTGCCGCCCGCCGGCCAACCGCAACCCGCAGCCTCAGGAAGTGAGCCAGTGCGAGCCCTACCTGCTGCGGCAGATGGCGCTGGTGCAGCCCAAGGTCGTCCTGGCCATGGGGCGCTTTGCCGTGCAGTCGTTGCTCAAGACCAGCGAGCCCATCGGCAAGCTGCGCGGGCGCGTGCACACGGTGCAGGGCGTGCCGGTGGTGGTCACCTATCACCCGGCCTACCTGCTGCGCAATCCGGCCGACAAGGCCCTGGCCTGGGCCGATCTGTGCCTGGCCCGCGAGGTGCGAGCCGCGGCAGGCTGATCAGCTGTCGATGTAGCGCTGGCGGCGGAACCACCACACCAGCCCGACCACGACTGCGCCCATCAGGCCCAGCGCGATCCAGAAACCGGCGGCTTCGTGAATCAGCGGCAGCATGTCGAAGTTCATGCCGAAGATGCCGGTGATCAGGTTCAGCGGCAGGAAGATGGCCGTCAGCACGGTCAGCGTGCGCATGATCTCGTTGGTGCGGCTGCCCTGCAGCGAGAAGTGCATCTGCACCGCGCTTTCCGACGAACTCTCGAGCCGGCGCACATGGCTCAGCACGCGCTCGATGTGCTCCTGCACATCGCGTGAGCGGACGCGCAGCACCTCGCGCTCGCGGGCGGTCTGCGGGTCCTGCGGCATGGGCCAGTCCTCGAGCGCATCCAGCCACTCCTGCACCGCGCTGCGCTGGTCTTCGCAGGTGTCTTCCAGCATGTGCAGCGTGTTGCGCGACTCGAGCAGCGCCTGCCAGTTCCGGAAGCGGTTGCGGTTGTGCAGCATCTCCTGCTGCAGGTAACCCAGCTGCCGGGTCAGCAGGCGGCGCAGGTCAAGGTAGCTGTCGACCATGTGGTTGACGATGCGCAGCATCAGGTCCGCCGGGCTCGGCGGCAGCCGCGAGGGGCCGCGCCCTTCCGTGCGGTGAGGCAGGCTTTCGCTCAGGCCATGCAGCACGGCGTCGGCACTGAGGTGGCCGTCTTCGTCGCCCGTGCGGGCTGGGGCATCGGCCGGCGCCAGCTGCGGCTCTGACCGAGGGGCGCCCAGGCCGTCCTGCGGGCCCTGGCCGAGCTGGCTCAGGCGGGTCTCGAAGAAGTCGCGCACCGAGCAGTCGGCCGGGTGCACGGTCAGCAGCACCCGATCGAACACCGCAAAGCCCACCGGACTCGTGTCGATGGCCGCCAGCGCCTTGCGCGCGCTCGACGCCGTGCCGCGCTCGTCGTCCAGAAAGAGGTGGGCCGTGCCCTGGCCCGCTGCCAACCGGCGGAACACCAGCAGGTCGTACCACGAGGTGTAGTCGTACTGCGAGGGCAACTGGGGGTTCAGCAGGTCCGAGACGTGCAGGTCCACCAGGCTGCCTCCGGCCAGGCGCTGCAAGTGGCGCTGCACCTCGGTCAGCTGCACCTCGAAGACGCGCCGCGCAGAGGTCACCCACAGAAAGCCGTGGGACGGCAGCGAGGCCGGCCAGCCGGGCAGCTCGGTGAACTGGTCGTTGATCAGGAAGAAGCGCACACGGTCTCCGCCATGCGGCCCGGGGTCAGGCGCGCAGCTTGGCCGCGGCTTCCAGGGCGAAATAGGTCAGCACGCCATCGGCGCCCGCGCGTTTGAAGGCCAGCAGGCTCTCCATCATCACGGCGTCGTGGTCCAGCCAGCCATTCTGCGCGGCGGCCTTGATCATCGCGTACTCGCCGCTCACCTGGTAGGCAAAGGTGGGCACCTTGAACTCGTCCTTCACGCGACGCACGATGTCCAGATACGGCATGCCGGGCTTGACCATCACCATGTCGGCGCCCTCGGCGATGTCCATGGCCACCTCGTGCAGGGCCTCGTCGCTGTTGGCCGGGTCCATCTGGTAGACCTTCTTGTCGGCCTTGCCCAGGTTGGCGGCCGAGCCCACCGCGTCGCGGAAGGGCCCGTAGAAGGCACTCGCGTACTTGGCGCTGTAGGCCATGATGCGCGTGTAGATCAGGTTCTGCGCCTCCAGCGCGCGGCGGATGGCGCCGATGCGGCCGTCCATCATGTCGCTGGGCGCCACGATGTCGACACCCGCTTCGGCCTGGGCCAGCGCCTGCTTCGTCAGCACCGCCACGGTCTCGTCATTGAGGATGTAGCCTGTCTCGTCCAGCAGGCCGTCCTGGCCGTGGCTGGTGTAGGGGTCGAGCGCCACGTCGGTCATGATGCCCAGTTCGGGAAAGCGCCGCTTGAGTTCGCGCACCGTGCGCGGCACCAGCCCCTCGGGATTGAAGGCCTCGCGGCCGTCGGGGGTCTTGTGTGCCTGGTCGATCACGGGGAACAGCGCCAGCACCGGCACGCCCAGTTCCACACAGCGCTCGGCCACCGACCACAGCGCGCTGCGCCCCAGCCGTGCGACGCCCGGCATCGAGGCCACGTCCTGCGTGCCTTCGTCCTGGTCCAGGATGAAGACCGGGTAGATCAGGTCGTCGGTGCTCAGCGCGTGCTCGCGCACCAGCCGGCGGCTGAAGGCGTCCTTGCGCAGACGACGGGGGCGGTGCAGGGGGAAAGCGGGGGTGATGGACATCGACGGGAACAATGAAAAGACCGTGAAAGATTGCAAAGCTGGCAAAAAATCAGCTGGCATCCGGGGTTTTTCGGACATGGCCGAAAGACATGCCGCGCAGGCCCCCCTATAATGGATCCCGAATGATACGCCGCGAGGCTGTCATTCCCTGCTTTTCCTCCCTGAGCAGGTGCCTTACCGTGATGACAGCGTTAAGGCTTGAAAGCCCCGGCTCGTGCCGGGGCTCTTTTTTTGTCTGCGCGGTTTCGACACACCGCGCGTGCGCCCGGTGTGCACTGCTGCTCATAATCCCCCCATGAGCGCTCCCTACCTCTGGGTCAAGGCCCTGCACATCATCTTCGTGGCCAGCTGGTTTGCCGGCCTGTTCTACCTGCCCCGCCTGTTCGTGAACCTGGCCATGGTGCCGGGCGACAGCCATGCCGAGCGCGAGCGCCTGCTGGTGATGGCGCGCAAGCTCTACCGCTTCGCCACCATCCTGATGATCCCGGCGGTCGGGCTCGGGCTGGTGCTGTGGCTGTACTTCGGCATGGGCAAGGGCCCGGGCCAGATCTGGCTGCACATCAAGCTGACGCTGGTCGTGCTGACCATCGGCTACCACCACTATTGCAAGCGGCTGCTGCGCGATTTCGAGGCGCTGCACAACCGCCGCAGCCACCGCTGGTTCCGCGTCTTCAACGAGGTGTCGGTGCTGCTGTTTGCGGCCATCGTCATTCTCGTGGTGCTCAAGCCGACGGTCGGCTGAGGACCACGGCGCGCCTGGCGCGGGGTTGACGGCAATGAGCGCACACCGCAGCGCGGCCTGGCCGCTGAGCTGGCTGGCGATCGCCCTGATCGCCTACGCCACGCTGTACCCGCTCAGCGGCTGGCACTGGCCCGATGCCCGGGTGTTCAGCTGGACCCTGCCCAAGCTGCGTCAGGAGTTCTCCGGTGACCTGGCCGGCAACCTCGTCGGCTACCTGCCGCTGGGCGCCATCCTGTGCATCGCCCACCTGCGCTCGGGCCGCTCGGTGCCGGTGTCGGCGCTGCTGACCGTGCTCAGCGGGGCCGCGCTGTCCTACGCGCTGGAACTGGCCCAGTTCACCCTGCCGGCGCGCGTGCCGTCGGTCACCGACTGGGTGCTCAACACGCTGGGCGCGGCCTGGGGCGCACTGGCTGCGGTCACCGTCCACGCGCTGGGCCTCATCGACGGCTGGCACCGTCTGCGCGAGCGTTGGTTCATTCCCCAGGCCGGCCACGGGCTGGCGCTGTTGTGGGTGTGGCCGTTGGGCCTGCTGTTTCCGCCGCCGCTGCCGCTGGGGCAGGGGCAGCTGTGGCCGCACCTGCACGTGCTGCTGGTCGACTGGACGGCCGACACGCCGCTGCAACGCTGGCTGCTGCCCGACGACCCGCTCACCCTGTGGGCCGGCACCGGCGCCTTGCTGCACGACGGCTGGCCGCCGCTGCTGGAGTCGCTGACCGTGGCGGCCGGCCTGCTGGTGCCGATGTGTCTGGCGTGCGCGGTGGCGCGCCCGCGCCGCCTGCGCCTGTTGCTGCTGAGTGGCGCGGTCGTGGTGGCCGTGGGCGTCACCACGCTCGCGACCGCCCTGAACTTCGCGCCCGTGCACGCGCTCACGTGGATGACGATGCCCACGCTGGTCGGCCTGATGCTCGGCGCCATGGGGGCCGTGGTGCTGGTCGGGCTGGGTCGCACCCTGTGCGCGGTGCTGGGTGTGGCGCTCACGCTGGCCCTCATCGTGCTGATCCACCTGGCCCCCACCGACCCGTACTACGCCGCCACCCTGGCCGCCTGGGAGCAGGGGCGTTTCATCCGCTTTCACGGCCTGTCGCGCTGGATCGGGCTGCTGTGGCCCTATGTGGCGCTTGCCTGGCTTCTGGCGCGGCTGCTCCACCGCGAGCCCCGAATCCCTGCTGCGGTGCGGCGGGGCCCGAGTGCCTAGAATGCGCGCATGAGCTATTACCAGCGCCACATCTTCTTCTGTCTGAACCAGCGCATCAACGGCGAGGACTGCTGTGCCGACCACAACGCGAAGGAAGGCTTTGATCACTGCAAGGCGCGCGTGAAAGACGCCGGGCTGGCGGGGCCGGGCCAGGTTCGCGTCAACAAGGCCGGCTGTCTCGACCGCTGTGCCGGCGGCCCGGTCGCGGTGGTCTACCCCGAGGGCACCTGGTACACCTTCGTCGACAAGAGCGACATCGACGAGATCGTCGACCAGCACCTGATCAAGGGCGAGGTCGTCGAGCGTCTGGTGCTGCCGCCGTCGGTCGGTCGCTGAAGGGGGGCGCGATGATCGGACGCCCCGCATCCATCACCCTCGAGGGGCCGGCCGGCCTGCTGGAAGTCGTTGTCGAGGAGCCCGCGCAGGCGCCCGTGGGGCTGGCCGTCGTGGCCCACCCCCACCCGCTGATGGGCGGCACGATGGACAACAAGGTGGTCCACACCCTGGTGCGCGCCTTCGTGCTGCAGGGCTGGCGGGCCGTGCGCTTCAACTTCC
This is a stretch of genomic DNA from Aquabacterium olei. It encodes these proteins:
- a CDS encoding CopD family protein, producing the protein MSAPYLWVKALHIIFVASWFAGLFYLPRLFVNLAMVPGDSHAERERLLVMARKLYRFATILMIPAVGLGLVLWLYFGMGKGPGQIWLHIKLTLVVLTIGYHHYCKRLLRDFEALHNRRSHRWFRVFNEVSVLLFAAIVILVVLKPTVG
- a CDS encoding uracil-DNA glycosylase, whose translation is MRWTERQRAMLREMGVPPFWPEEAEAPAEGMTESAAVPAAPAVQAAAAGAPVAPPAVPQRPVAVAPAAPARAPLGRPPAMADKPAAVEAPLGARPAGIDTMDWAALRATVAGCQACSLGASRKQAVFGVGHEQADWMIVGEAPGEQEDREGEPFVGRAGQLLDRMLHAIDLTRGEDAPVRQVFIANVLKCRPPANRNPQPQEVSQCEPYLLRQMALVQPKVVLAMGRFAVQSLLKTSEPIGKLRGRVHTVQGVPVVVTYHPAYLLRNPADKALAWADLCLAREVRAAAG
- the hemB gene encoding porphobilinogen synthase, with the protein product MSITPAFPLHRPRRLRKDAFSRRLVREHALSTDDLIYPVFILDQDEGTQDVASMPGVARLGRSALWSVAERCVELGVPVLALFPVIDQAHKTPDGREAFNPEGLVPRTVRELKRRFPELGIMTDVALDPYTSHGQDGLLDETGYILNDETVAVLTKQALAQAEAGVDIVAPSDMMDGRIGAIRRALEAQNLIYTRIMAYSAKYASAFYGPFRDAVGSAANLGKADKKVYQMDPANSDEALHEVAMDIAEGADMVMVKPGMPYLDIVRRVKDEFKVPTFAYQVSGEYAMIKAAAQNGWLDHDAVMMESLLAFKRAGADGVLTYFALEAAAKLRA
- a CDS encoding magnesium transporter CorA family protein; protein product: MRFFLINDQFTELPGWPASLPSHGFLWVTSARRVFEVQLTEVQRHLQRLAGGSLVDLHVSDLLNPQLPSQYDYTSWYDLLVFRRLAAGQGTAHLFLDDERGTASSARKALAAIDTSPVGFAVFDRVLLTVHPADCSVRDFFETRLSQLGQGPQDGLGAPRSEPQLAPADAPARTGDEDGHLSADAVLHGLSESLPHRTEGRGPSRLPPSPADLMLRIVNHMVDSYLDLRRLLTRQLGYLQQEMLHNRNRFRNWQALLESRNTLHMLEDTCEDQRSAVQEWLDALEDWPMPQDPQTAREREVLRVRSRDVQEHIERVLSHVRRLESSSESAVQMHFSLQGSRTNEIMRTLTVLTAIFLPLNLITGIFGMNFDMLPLIHEAAGFWIALGLMGAVVVGLVWWFRRQRYIDS
- a CDS encoding (2Fe-2S) ferredoxin domain-containing protein produces the protein MSYYQRHIFFCLNQRINGEDCCADHNAKEGFDHCKARVKDAGLAGPGQVRVNKAGCLDRCAGGPVAVVYPEGTWYTFVDKSDIDEIVDQHLIKGEVVERLVLPPSVGR
- a CDS encoding VanZ family protein, which translates into the protein MSAHRSAAWPLSWLAIALIAYATLYPLSGWHWPDARVFSWTLPKLRQEFSGDLAGNLVGYLPLGAILCIAHLRSGRSVPVSALLTVLSGAALSYALELAQFTLPARVPSVTDWVLNTLGAAWGALAAVTVHALGLIDGWHRLRERWFIPQAGHGLALLWVWPLGLLFPPPLPLGQGQLWPHLHVLLVDWTADTPLQRWLLPDDPLTLWAGTGALLHDGWPPLLESLTVAAGLLVPMCLACAVARPRRLRLLLLSGAVVVAVGVTTLATALNFAPVHALTWMTMPTLVGLMLGAMGAVVLVGLGRTLCAVLGVALTLALIVLIHLAPTDPYYAATLAAWEQGRFIRFHGLSRWIGLLWPYVALAWLLARLLHREPRIPAAVRRGPSA